GAAGTACTGTACTTTTTGATAATCTGCCTAAACTGGGAGTATTTTGCTACTTTTCTGTCAGCTTATGCATGTTAGAATGCATTTTTTTGTCCTAACAGTAAGTTCAGTTGTATGAAAGTCCTAAAAATGAAGTTTTTACGCAAACAGATTATTGAAATTACGTAATATATTGCCCATGGTAAAAGAATGCACAGGTAATGCctacacaggaaatcaacatttTGCTACCAAATTTTCCAGTACCTTGAAATCGAcccccattctgccaaattacttacaagcaccatctcccatctttgcatcaattcaaatgtgtttaccttttcctgtggtgctactgatagcctgaaagacacaggttctggtcccatggaaaccaggaagtaatcgcattccCATAATAATTCCCAtaattttccctctaagattaagttcttactccactgatggttaggtttaggttttggggttaataaaatatgcattcctgtttacaactaaaaatactactcgcttttggcgccacagtggacatttcacctggaaactcaACAACTCTTCCAGcgttggccactgggggcagtagatTTTACATATGGGTGTTGGAATAAAATCGGTGTCTCTGGTAAGCAGAGACCGAttttagcagcagaactttcCTGATTGTCCATTTCTGTGGGATTTATCAAGCGGTGCAGGGGTTACGAGTAATGTAGCAGTGTGGTCTGGAAAGCATTCCAGTGGTTCACTCTAGCAGCCCGGCTGTCTGCTGGAAACGGTATATTGCAGCATTCTTGGTTAAAACGGCTGCCAAGATGACCTGTAACATCTCATGTATAATTAATTCACATGAGTATGTTACATACTCATTAAAAGCAtgttaatgtactgtatgtgtttccagtactaaataaaaagtgTTAACTTGTAGTATGTACCATCTTCTTTATGGCTTATAGAGCATTTAAGCTACATTTCACTTTAGTGAGCATGTTAATGTACTTTAATGTTCTACTTGCAAATGAAAAATGTTAACTTGGAagtttatactgtatttaattaaGTATTATAAAGagcatttaaaggtgcacacaaTCATTttgttcctcatttaaaaagttttacttctaaagaaatgaatagtaatattgaaacatatccataaaagctcttttatttgacattgagagggtcccctcatgggggcagccatgttaggatcacatgaccagctgaatacttcttgcttaatctcagtaactgccctgttattggacactttcattcatgaatTGAAATACATGTGAATAGTGAATTACTACAATGGCAATGGTagctgaaaactactgtgtttgaatgatgctgcattacAAACAGCCAATGTAAATCACTTCAATATACTTTAAAAACTACTGGGCACCTTTAAGTAAAATAAACACTGTAATTGGCACATCTACCAGTTTGAATGGATAAACAAGGGTGCTTGTTCTATGCTGCCACAGAATTGCTTTGAACATGAAAATTAATATATACTTGAAACTGTCAATTTGGCAGGTTACTGGAATGAAAAAATACTAGATGTTGGATTTCTTTGAGAAATTGTTTTCAATTGGTAGCCTTAAATATTGAGATTTGGCATTATTGTCATGAAAAACATTCTGCTAAGGATTCAAAGGATTGCACACTGGGAATGATGTATAACCATACCCTACTGTTTTTTTTAACcggtgaattgtttttttttttttcactcattctGAACGGAAATAGCTTAGGACCATCATCAGAATTGTTAATGATGAGTCAGTTGCTATGACGGTGGCGCGATAtcagttttttttagtttttgaatTTTGTGGTTTGGTGCACCAGATACATTCACACTGAATTCATGACTGaccttaaagcgatagttcagtCAAAAATGAATCTATCATGTTTTGCTCATCTTCGTGTAGTACCGAGGGtaattaaatgatgaaagaattcaaatttttaggtgaactttaaataaaacaaatggatCTGTTAACATGATGCCACTCTGGTATGCTGTTGGTTAAGGAATGGAAGGCAATTATGCTTTGAACACAACCATCTATTTGGAACTGTAAGCCACAAAGAGAGGGTTGAGCAGGAAGTGGTTTTGCAAGAATGTTAACAATACAGTTATTTTATATTAAAGgcctcattttaaataaacacattacacaATTGTATTTAACTAATAGCTCGTTTGATTTGGTAATGGAATGTTATATTGTTATTTAAACCTATTAATGTCTTTCTGTCCCACTCAATCATATAAAGATGTCTTTTGAAGCTTCATCGAGGCCTGCCACCCCTCAGGGGTTCATCCCTGTAGACTTCAGTCTGCCAGCCAGCCCCTTCTCATGCTTGGACAGCTCAGCTGCCCGTCACCGCATTGCCGTCAATGCCAAGGCCTGTGCCAAAAGAAAGCCTGTCAGCGTAAGATTCTTCACATTAATTATTCACACTTTGTCATCGTCTGTGGTACCATGATGCCATCTCATACCAAGTCAAAGTCATTTTTAGTCATATTTTTCATTGAATGTTTGACTGTTAAAGACAAGTATCTCTTTTTGTTATTAATCCTTCTGTGCTGTTGGGGGTCATTGTGATCCTTTTTCAACTTTAACAAAGATTTAGTATAACAACATCAAGTTTGACTGAATCTCATCAAGGTTTTTATAGTTtagaaaatgcatttttgtttatttggggAGATTTCAGTTTAGATTAAATTGTGTTGTACATAAATAGTGGTTATCTTGTGATGACACCTTTATCAAAAACATTTCATGCTCAATAtaataccacaaaaaaaatatttagcctatttttaagatttagagatttgtatttaataaaagaaATCCATTCAATTGAATTGTGTAAGTTTTAACTAcatttattctatttatattttgttgAAGATAACTCAATtcaaattaatgtcattttagttattaaataaaaatgcataaatcttgaaatattttttttgtgtttaatttatttattagctTTACTTGCCCCTAAAAATCTCATATGTAAGAAAACTGTGGTTCAAAATGATTTACATGTCAATATGATCTGCCGAGTCAGCCGTCAGTATTCATAAATCATGCTTGAGAGATTATTTATGTTTGAGTAACCAGAATTAATTgaaaaatagttacaaatattaaaacTGAAGTAATTTTCTCTATGATTCTGCATGGAAGGGTTAACTACAATTAGTCAAGGCCCACTCCGAAATATCATTTGGACAGTTGAACATGGTGTTGAGTTTTTTAACATGGTGCTTGAAATTGTAAACACATGCCATGCGAAAAGCGGATTAGCAGACTTAGTGGTTCAACTGAATTGTGTGCTTCATGTTTAGAGGCAGATGTTGGACACCAAGAGAAAAGACCTCAGAGAACGAGTGTTGCTGAGAGACAAAGTACGGTTGGTTAAGAGAATTACAGAAGAGGAAAATGATTGTAAGTCTGTCCTGCCTATTGAGAAACTTTGGtattaaacttttattattaGACTTGTATAAAAAGAACCAaaagtaacatggtattaccatagttttgTACATTggacatggtattaccatagtttttgtaAGGGTAGTGTTGTCATTGTGTTTCTAAATCATTTATTCTGCTATTCATTTTGGTCTAGATTTGCCCGAGGAGCAGGGTAATGGTATAGACCATGAGATTCGGGAGTTGAAAAcgttgtcctttgcttccgaacaCGAGGATGAGGAAGTGCCTGACTCCGGCCAGGGTCAAAAACCATCTCCAACATCCTCCATCTCAGCTGGAGACTTCTCTGAAGGAGAGGAGCTTTTTCCTGACGAAGATCACGTCAACAAGTCGGAGGTCCCAGAGTCCCCTTGGGAGAATCCAGTAACACTTGAGCTGCAGGCTGATGACTTCCTGCTGGACGCAGGATGTGAGGTCGCTCCTGAGGAGCAGGGGTCATTGCTTGAGGAAGTGCTGAGCTCCCTGAAGGGCCCTCTTGCGTCGGGACTAGTGCTGGAGCATGAGAACATAGTTCTTCAGTGTGAGGTACAGCACGCACAGTAACATTGTTTAGAAGATGACAATAACAGTTACTTAGTCTCATGAATAAGTTTTAATTCTGTGCTGTCCTTCTGTAGGTTTCAGATATAAATAGTGGGAGTTTAGTTGCTCAGATAAAAGAGGAAGCCAATAAGCATCTTCTTGATCAATTGGAGCCTATCACGACCACAAAGGAACAGGTTCCTCCACCCGATTTGCTTTCAGAATCCACTACAGATTCAGAAGAGATCTCCGAAGAGGACTTGGAGCTATTGGATCAGCTATTAGAGCTGCCAGAGTTTTCCCAAAAcgtgtctactgatgaagatcgTCAAGTGCCTGAAGCCAACGTTGAGAAAGAAGCAGGCAATGCCGAGCATGCCAAAGAGGAAGAAGGAAAGACAGAGTTTCAAGAGGAGTTGATTGAGAAGGCTGATACGTCAAGAGCTTTTGCAGTGAATTTGAAGGAAAGGGGTGAAGATAAGGAAGAGGAATCTGTTGTTGAGGAAAAAGCAGAATTGGAGAGAGCAACCAAAGTTGGTGAAGATGAAGATGAGAAAGATGACTTGATGGTGGTGGAACTGGAGAGAAAAGATAAGGCTACTAATGTGGGAGAATCTCAAGACATTAGAGGTCAGATGGGTCCTTTAGAGCTAGAGAAAGAAGAGACTTCAGGTAACAAAAGAGACTCAATGACAATTGATGTTGAACATTTTGCTACATCAGATCAGACAGTCAGAGCCAATGCATTGAACTCAAAAGGGACCCCTGATGAGTTTGAAGAGCAGCCTGTTGAGGTATTTTTCTCTACTTTGTCTCATGTCCTGGAGAGTCCGATTATTCCTTCTCAATTCTCCAATACAACAATGCATACTCCAGAGAAGGAAGTGGAGCCTGCGCCAAACAAACAGCAAGTTGCGTCTAGTAGGCCTCAAGAGGTGTCTTCTGAAAAGCTTGAGGTAGTTTCTGATCAGCAAGAATTTCCAGATTCACCCAAGAAACAACAGGCAAGCACCCCTGAGGGTCGACCTCAGTTCACCATTGCCCCTGCATGGCAACGATCATTGGTTTCTGGCATTGCCAAAGAGCAACCCCAGATCATCTCGCAGTCTGTACCTGAGACTGAAGCAACTATTTTATCAAGTACAAATGATCTCCCCCCAAAAACTGAGTTCCTTAAGCCTGTAAATCAAGAAGAATCCTCCAATCCAGCCCAAACTCAGAGTTCCCCAGTTCTTCTCAAGCAGAAAGTGATGTCTCACGTTCAAGAAGAGATGACCCCAGAGAACCCTTTTGGAGTGCGGTTGAGAAGGACAGCAGCTCTCCAGCGTTATGGTATAGATGGAGAATTGCCTTCGATACCCACACAAACAGAGTCTTCGGAGGCACAAGCAATCCCAGACATTGACCAACATGGCAAGAAGCCCATCTTGCCCAAGAAACCAGAGCTGCTTGTTGAAACTGTGATGTTGGCCAAGAAAATCCCAGGTATCTCCAGTTTTAAAAAAGCTGATAGAATGGacaaaaaaggccaattgcaACATCCATAATACAGATTTTTAGGAGGTCTTCTGTTAGAGTATTTTTGTATGGGCATAAATTGAAAGAAACAGTAATGCATGTTAAAAGACaacattaaatacaatttttgcatTAATTGGAGAAAGctattataatttgtataattgTAATTGTGTATAAGATTACACACTTTTTTTAATGCTCAGCACATACaggaacttttatttaaaaagtaaataaataaattccattGTTTTTAAGTCTCCATTGtgaacattttcttaatttatgtACTATGTTACATGTAATTTTCAGAAACAGTGGGTAGAATATCTGTTGGTGAAACAGGGTCTCCGAGCTGGATATCTGTGGCCAGGCAGAAACAGAGGAACTACATTGAAAACTCCCTAGAGACCTCTCCAGAAAAACTTTCTTCACAGGTTTGTACTGCTACATGGACAAAtatgtactgtgcaaaagtataGTGCCATCGAATTATGCAATATTTCACCTAATATTTTTGAGTACTTCGATTATCAAGTTGTCATTTTACTCTCATTATAGTCTACGTGTGTCCACTTTGTAAAGATACTGCATGTTTATGGACTGTGTAAAGCATTCTTAACTTTTTACTAATATTGTAATTACAAATGTAGGCTTCTTGCATTGCTATAGTTGTACTTTTGGCCCTTAAAGTTAGATATACATTTTCCTGAATAGAAAAGTTATGTTTATCTTAAATGTTCAATATATCTCCATTATCTTTAATATTTTATCCATTTGTTTCCAGGAGGAAGTCAAAAGTCAGAGTTCACTCCCCAGCTTGTCGAATTCAATCGCCAAAGAGCAACTTACACAGCCATGTTCAACTATAAAGGGTAACAATCTTTCTATTAGTATCTGACACCGTCATGGCCTTACATAGCAGCGCtttcatttattacatttgttcTGTTGACAAATCATTGACCTGCAAAGTcactaaatgcattttttaatagCCCAACTTACTAGCATGAGGTGAGGTTTTCATGCATTGAGctaaaagaaaaactaaatcaGCTCATGTCTGCCCCCTAGTAGATACTTGTTGTAACTGCCTACCTATAAACAATCTTTAAAGATCAATTATCAATGATCAGTACCATAATACATTTAAAGTGCAATATATAGATTCAAActtgtttaatattattttttatgaacAGTGTCTTGCTCACTTGAGATATCCAACACGTCCATGATGGAGAAGGATAGTAAGAGACTTCCTAGCCCATCCACTGCTCCTTTATCCCAGGATGAGCCCCCTTGGCTGGCCTTAGCCAAAAAGAAGGCCAAAGCTTGGAGTGAAATGCCCCAGATTGTTCAGTGAATGGCCCAGTTGGTATACAGGCTTCATAAACACACACTTCATAACCTTTCCCAAtacacttcagtggctttctcttcTATATCTTTGTTACACTGCAGTAATGGATGTGAGCAGTTATTGGACACATATACAGCCTAGTTTTGCTTAATCAGAGCTTGCCTGATGTAATTAAaagaatagaccttattcatgcttATTCATGTTATgcaggctgtgagggatagacgtaccatctcttcaatggcacgaacagTACAAAACTGTGTAAAGCTCTTAGATCACAtcagattttccacaactcatgttggcTTAAGTTTTTTGTCCACTGagaattttttcaatgttttgtccacggaacgatccaaaaacattttaaactgtagTACAGGCCAttaaagagactgtaagtctatccctcacagcctcgttgtcattcccattaaaaatcaaagatggcgctagcgtgaataaggtctgtagttcacccaaaaaatgtaaattctgtcatcatttactcaccctcatatagttcaaaacctgtattactttctgctttgaaacataaaaagagatgttaggcaaaatatttgcttcggtcaccattcactttcattgcgtctttttttccatgcaatgattGGATGAGTGGTGACTGAagcaaacatctccttttgtgttccacagaagaaagtcaaatgagtttagaataacatgagggtgagtaaagaacagaatttttatttttggttaactATTCCTGTTCCAATGTAATGGAAATggaaaaggaaatggaaaatgacTGGGGCTTATGGGTAATGCATTCTATCTGTATCATGATTTGGTGTACAATGGAAATACACATAAATAGGCTATGATGTAATACAGATCTGTGTTCGTAATTCAATTGGACTGTTTCagactgaaagagagaaaaaaaagttttgttacCAAAAAACTGCACTCCTGTTCAGCCTGAAAAACAACATGTGAACGTTATGAACCACCATCAAAGCTGTATTTTTATTCAGGCTCTTTACTATGTAACTTTGGTATGTTATAGTATAGCCTTTAAACATAATAATGACACGGTTATCATAATGGAGCCGAAGGtgtctttgtatttatttatctcaCTCTTGTATGTTTTATGGATTTTTGATCTATTTTTGTATTTACGTTCACAGTTTTGTGACTTGTACATAACATGTGAAgtaccaaaaaaaagaaaaataataaaatggagtCATGTTTATTTGATCTGTCAACCAACACAATGTCACATTTTCTAATCTAGTATCTTTAAACTGATTAATATTTTACATTGACATCATTCCATTAATTTTCCAATTcttatgcattgtaaaaaagtTTAATTGTTGCTATCAGTCAGACACATGGCCAAAAGCATGGACACCCAAACACCACACCCGTATGTACTTGCTAAACATATTCATTTCAAAACCATGGGCATGAATTAGGAGCTGGTCTTCTACTTGCAATGCTAATTAAACCTTTTCCCTAAAAACGAGTCCCTGATGTGAAGAATTTATTTAAGGTGACATTGGATCCTGTGTTTAGTTATGGAGCATCTGCTTTAGTTAGTATGCAAGTATACTTGGGGAACTAAAGAAGAGAACTGTCATCCGCAAACAGAAAATGTATGATCCCATTGATGTCAGCTGTATGAGCGCTAGCTCCAAATGACCTATGAAACATTTTCCCAGGGAACTTTCAGCAATCAATTTCTTTAAACACCCCTCCATGCCCAGTGATATGCTTAAAGAatacgaatcgccaaaaacaaaagaactctTTAGGAGAAAAGAGTGCTTAGGTGGGCTGGTGatagtaaaaaatgtataataaaaaaaaatcatttgaatattgatgtgtttcttgcccacacctatcatatcacttctgaagtcatggatttaaccactggagttgtatggataatctttgtgctttttgaagcttcaaagttctggccaccattaatttgcattaaatCAAGTAAATATTGAGGgaactttcatttttgcatgaactgccCTTTTAACATGTTCAGTGTAACAAGGTTGCATTGTTActaattttctttgttttacatttttcaaaatactaaaactttgtttattttaaagcttaaagttcacattttgcacttttgtttACTTTTATCAATGAGTACTTTTAAACCCTTTCTAAATCTGTTCATCATTTCAAATAAGGGCACAGAAAAACAATAACAATCCTTGAAAAGATCTGAGGGAACAGAAAACATTAATATTTTCACATACAATTCACACAGGGTGTCTGACTGGGTTTAGCTTGTTTGTCCTTTACATTCTTGTAGAAATAGATAATTTCAAGAAAACATGTTTGACTGGCTAGTGTGAAATGCCACCAGAAACATGGAGCTGTTTCACATGAAATACAGAGAGATAAGGCAAAGTCAGACAAAAACAATCCCAATGCTTCTGAATTAAGTTACAAAGTTTTGTGAGTGACAaccgcatttaaaaaaaaatattccatgtATGCATGGAATACAGGAATCACTCCTGAAATAGCAATTATTGATATAGTGATCAATCCATATACAACGGTTTGGCATCTTGCTATTTTAAACGTACAGTTATCCACTAGGTAGATTTCAAGTAAATATGGATGTCCCTACCTGAATTTTTCAGGATTTAATTCAGTTGTAGAATGTTATTCTCACTCCCATAAAAAACGAATTCTGTGTGTACGGAATATAATTGTTTGAGCACTTCACAACTGTATTTAGCTGCAGTATAGACATGGCCTGATTCATCCCTGAGTCCTTATCTCCCTTTTTTCATGAGTCTGTAGCATTGCTCCACCTCATCTGCTTTCCTCCTTGTTTTGAGTTGCTTATTACTCTTTCTTCCTCTTTAACATCCCTTTGACATGTCCCTCCAGGCTGCTGACTCGGCTCTCGAGACTGGCTGCCTTCTCACCACTGTTGCTTGTAGCGACTCCAAACACGGCACAGATAAGCACAAGTAGTGTCAGTCTCATTAAGGTGGTATCTGGCGAGGCAGTGGGGTCATTGACGATCCGTATGAAGAGCAAAAGGACTATGATCAATTTAAGCAGCCAAAAAACCCGCTTTATGAATGCCACAGTGACCCGCAGCAAGACAGACAGGATCCAATAACTAGTCAGAGTCAGCAGTGCCAATTTGGTGACGGTAGAAACGCCCTCAGCGGTGAAATGAGGGATAGATATTGTCTCTATGAAGAAAGAGAGAACAtctgttaattttattttttttatttttctgaagaaaatgtgaatggtgcttgCCAGTTCAAAACTCAAGAGTTGGCCTGAAAATGTTCTACATGGTTTTGCATATTTCGCTAACTTTCTCAGTATTTGGCAAGTCATTGCTAAGATTTCCTGGGTGGTCGAtagttatgtggttgctagatgTTCCAAGTGGTTGTTATGGTGTTGCTAGCGTACTCTTGGTGGTTCCTAGAATGTTGCTATGTCGTTGCTGAGATATGGATTGGTTGCCATGGAGTTGATAGGTGGCGTTCATTGCTGGGTGGATGAAattgtgttttgggtggttgctaagctGTTGCTATGTGGTCTAAGATGTTCTTAGTGGTAGCGAGGGAGTTCTTGGTAATTGCTGAGATATTCTCAGAAGTTGCTAGGGTGCTCAAGGTGGTTTGTcagcagttgctagggtgctcaGAGTGGTTGCTAGACCATTCCTCTTGCTCTGTTCtttgttgttgctagggtgtaatTAGGGTGtcctttgtggttgctagggtattgttaGAGTGTTCTAGGTATTTGCTAAAATCTTGCCATGGTTCCTGGGGAGTTGCTAGGTTGCTGTTAACTAtaacattgctatgtggttgctttgaTGTTCTGAGGAGTTACAACGCTGTTactaggctgttctgggtggtcgctagGGTGTTACTACTCTGTCATTGTAAATTGATGGGATTTTTTCACTCGTTTTAGGTCAGATCACTTAGAACTATACCTGTACACTTCTCAACAAACCACATTATTTGAGGAATTGTTTACGTAACATAAATTGTGTGGGACAAGTTACTTCAAAGCGTAATACtctggtttaggggtttgttcaaaccACTAACCTTATGTACAGTACAAGCAAAAGTAATAGTGATAGTGCTGCTTGCCATGAGTTGGACAATTGCATTTTGTCTGTACATTTATCTGCAATGAAAAGCAACCTGTCTTTCTCATTCTCATTTCTGTCTATCATTTGGGCATTCCATACACTAAGTCACACATATGTGATTTACAGTATGTCAGTATTGAGGCAACTCCCAGGGGCAACAATACACATACTTTCTCATGTTATTACTCAACAACTGAGCTTCAAATGGTCTACATTTTAACAATCATTACATActgatttacatttgtttttgagaatataaaagca
This region of Xyrauchen texanus isolate HMW12.3.18 chromosome 23, RBS_HiC_50CHRs, whole genome shotgun sequence genomic DNA includes:
- the LOC127663060 gene encoding acrosomal protein KIAA1210-like isoform X2, with product MKRRTSSQNSGVGGSPSDCDIMASESPDATSASEPSEAGEGCSGKKKSKFQTFKNFFVKKKRKESPPPSGEIVLKGSHSSYDVNNVEPPITPTIINNELGSKINMGNKAVSHDSVFVSDSPSSETNEALGESQDSIHGKVKSIQLQLKHTIGLGSPPGLYGRKGEDAGTLSEDDGLPYSPLEYSSLHNVLATPPQSAELSQRGSTLSMEASDSEDDQMSFEASSRPATPQGFIPVDFSLPASPFSCLDSSAARHRIAVNAKACAKRKPVSRQMLDTKRKDLRERVLLRDKVRLVKRITEEENDYLPEEQGNGIDHEIRELKTLSFASEHEDEEVPDSGQGQKPSPTSSISAGDFSEGEELFPDEDHVNKSEVPESPWENPVTLELQADDFLLDAGCEVAPEEQGSLLEEVLSSLKGPLASGLVLEHENIVLQCEVSDINSGSLVAQIKEEANKHLLDQLEPITTTKEQVPPPDLLSESTTDSEEISEEDLELLDQLLELPEFSQNVSTDEDRQVPEANVEKEAGNAEHAKEEEGKTEFQEELIEKADTSRAFAVNLKERGEDKEEESVVEEKAELERATKVGEDEDEKDDLMVVELERKDKATNVGESQDIRGQMGPLELEKEETSGNKRDSMTIDVEHFATSDQTVRANALNSKGTPDEFEEQPVEVFFSTLSHVLESPIIPSQFSNTTMHTPEKEVEPAPNKQQVASSRPQEVSSEKLEVVSDQQEFPDSPKKQQASTPEGRPQFTIAPAWQRSLVSGIAKEQPQIISQSVPETEATILSSTNDLPPKTEFLKPVNQEESSNPAQTQSSPVLLKQKVMSHVQEEMTPENPFGVRLRRTAALQRYGIDGELPSIPTQTESSEAQAIPDIDQHGKKPILPKKPELLVETVMLAKKIPETVGRISVGETGSPSWISVARQKQRNYIENSLETSPEKLSSQEEVKSQSSLPSLSNSIAKEQLTQPCSTIKVSCSLEISNTSMMEKDSKRLPSPSTAPLSQDEPPWLALAKKKAKAWSEMPQIVQ
- the LOC127663060 gene encoding acrosomal protein KIAA1210-like isoform X3, translated to MAQFYNCFGEKTSDCDIMASESPDATSASEPSEAGEGCSGKKKSKFQTFKNFFVKKKRKESPPPSGEIVLKGSHSSYDVNNVEPPITPTIINNELGSKINMGNKAVSHDSVFVSDSPSSETNEALGESQDSIHGKVKSIQLQLKHTIGLGSPPGLYGRKGEDAGTLSEDDGLPYSPLEYSSLHNVLATPPQSAELSQRGSTLSMEASDSEDDQMSFEASSRPATPQGFIPVDFSLPASPFSCLDSSAARHRIAVNAKACAKRKPVSRQMLDTKRKDLRERVLLRDKVRLVKRITEEENDYLPEEQGNGIDHEIRELKTLSFASEHEDEEVPDSGQGQKPSPTSSISAGDFSEGEELFPDEDHVNKSEVPESPWENPVTLELQADDFLLDAGCEVAPEEQGSLLEEVLSSLKGPLASGLVLEHENIVLQCEVSDINSGSLVAQIKEEANKHLLDQLEPITTTKEQVPPPDLLSESTTDSEEISEEDLELLDQLLELPEFSQNVSTDEDRQVPEANVEKEAGNAEHAKEEEGKTEFQEELIEKADTSRAFAVNLKERGEDKEEESVVEEKAELERATKVGEDEDEKDDLMVVELERKDKATNVGESQDIRGQMGPLELEKEETSGNKRDSMTIDVEHFATSDQTVRANALNSKGTPDEFEEQPVEVFFSTLSHVLESPIIPSQFSNTTMHTPEKEVEPAPNKQQVASSRPQEVSSEKLEVVSDQQEFPDSPKKQQASTPEGRPQFTIAPAWQRSLVSGIAKEQPQIISQSVPETEATILSSTNDLPPKTEFLKPVNQEESSNPAQTQSSPVLLKQKVMSHVQEEMTPENPFGVRLRRTAALQRYGIDGELPSIPTQTESSEAQAIPDIDQHGKKPILPKKPELLVETVMLAKKIPETVGRISVGETGSPSWISVARQKQRNYIENSLETSPEKLSSQEEVKSQSSLPSLSNSIAKEQLTQPCSTIKVSCSLEISNTSMMEKDSKRLPSPSTAPLSQDEPPWLALAKKKAKAWSEMPQIVQ
- the LOC127663060 gene encoding acrosomal protein KIAA1210-like isoform X4; translation: MAQFYNCFGEKTDCDIMASESPDATSASEPSEAGEGCSGKKKSKFQTFKNFFVKKKRKESPPPSGEIVLKGSHSSYDVNNVEPPITPTIINNELGSKINMGNKAVSHDSVFVSDSPSSETNEALGESQDSIHGKVKSIQLQLKHTIGLGSPPGLYGRKGEDAGTLSEDDGLPYSPLEYSSLHNVLATPPQSAELSQRGSTLSMEASDSEDDQMSFEASSRPATPQGFIPVDFSLPASPFSCLDSSAARHRIAVNAKACAKRKPVSRQMLDTKRKDLRERVLLRDKVRLVKRITEEENDYLPEEQGNGIDHEIRELKTLSFASEHEDEEVPDSGQGQKPSPTSSISAGDFSEGEELFPDEDHVNKSEVPESPWENPVTLELQADDFLLDAGCEVAPEEQGSLLEEVLSSLKGPLASGLVLEHENIVLQCEVSDINSGSLVAQIKEEANKHLLDQLEPITTTKEQVPPPDLLSESTTDSEEISEEDLELLDQLLELPEFSQNVSTDEDRQVPEANVEKEAGNAEHAKEEEGKTEFQEELIEKADTSRAFAVNLKERGEDKEEESVVEEKAELERATKVGEDEDEKDDLMVVELERKDKATNVGESQDIRGQMGPLELEKEETSGNKRDSMTIDVEHFATSDQTVRANALNSKGTPDEFEEQPVEVFFSTLSHVLESPIIPSQFSNTTMHTPEKEVEPAPNKQQVASSRPQEVSSEKLEVVSDQQEFPDSPKKQQASTPEGRPQFTIAPAWQRSLVSGIAKEQPQIISQSVPETEATILSSTNDLPPKTEFLKPVNQEESSNPAQTQSSPVLLKQKVMSHVQEEMTPENPFGVRLRRTAALQRYGIDGELPSIPTQTESSEAQAIPDIDQHGKKPILPKKPELLVETVMLAKKIPETVGRISVGETGSPSWISVARQKQRNYIENSLETSPEKLSSQEEVKSQSSLPSLSNSIAKEQLTQPCSTIKVSCSLEISNTSMMEKDSKRLPSPSTAPLSQDEPPWLALAKKKAKAWSEMPQIVQ
- the LOC127663060 gene encoding acrosomal protein KIAA1210-like isoform X1, with translation MKRRTSSQNSGVGGSPSSDCDIMASESPDATSASEPSEAGEGCSGKKKSKFQTFKNFFVKKKRKESPPPSGEIVLKGSHSSYDVNNVEPPITPTIINNELGSKINMGNKAVSHDSVFVSDSPSSETNEALGESQDSIHGKVKSIQLQLKHTIGLGSPPGLYGRKGEDAGTLSEDDGLPYSPLEYSSLHNVLATPPQSAELSQRGSTLSMEASDSEDDQMSFEASSRPATPQGFIPVDFSLPASPFSCLDSSAARHRIAVNAKACAKRKPVSRQMLDTKRKDLRERVLLRDKVRLVKRITEEENDYLPEEQGNGIDHEIRELKTLSFASEHEDEEVPDSGQGQKPSPTSSISAGDFSEGEELFPDEDHVNKSEVPESPWENPVTLELQADDFLLDAGCEVAPEEQGSLLEEVLSSLKGPLASGLVLEHENIVLQCEVSDINSGSLVAQIKEEANKHLLDQLEPITTTKEQVPPPDLLSESTTDSEEISEEDLELLDQLLELPEFSQNVSTDEDRQVPEANVEKEAGNAEHAKEEEGKTEFQEELIEKADTSRAFAVNLKERGEDKEEESVVEEKAELERATKVGEDEDEKDDLMVVELERKDKATNVGESQDIRGQMGPLELEKEETSGNKRDSMTIDVEHFATSDQTVRANALNSKGTPDEFEEQPVEVFFSTLSHVLESPIIPSQFSNTTMHTPEKEVEPAPNKQQVASSRPQEVSSEKLEVVSDQQEFPDSPKKQQASTPEGRPQFTIAPAWQRSLVSGIAKEQPQIISQSVPETEATILSSTNDLPPKTEFLKPVNQEESSNPAQTQSSPVLLKQKVMSHVQEEMTPENPFGVRLRRTAALQRYGIDGELPSIPTQTESSEAQAIPDIDQHGKKPILPKKPELLVETVMLAKKIPETVGRISVGETGSPSWISVARQKQRNYIENSLETSPEKLSSQEEVKSQSSLPSLSNSIAKEQLTQPCSTIKVSCSLEISNTSMMEKDSKRLPSPSTAPLSQDEPPWLALAKKKAKAWSEMPQIVQ